A single window of Deltaproteobacteria bacterium DNA harbors:
- a CDS encoding AarF/ABC1/UbiB kinase family protein, producing MSSRLLRLAVLPLRALQLFVMGLLFGLVLGFGRLGILFLPGKERRRAAAGRLKGRVMRFAMPLFGPTFIKLGQVLSSRPDLFPPEFIQEMRKLQDAVPPFGFRAVRRTVERDLGRPLGELFADFEEQSLAAGSVAQVHRAHLKDGTPVAVKVLRPAIRFRVELDASLLLGAAHLMNLHPKMKHGDPLGHMRQFMQAILDQTDLRAEVRNYERFRANFDGMPEVLFPKVYPELSSPRVLTLEFLTGERVDRLESHNPQRIGTILHRAFLKMVFEDGFVHADLHPGNLLVTERGEVAIFDVGLITELNEPVLLQLFDFYKCLISGAQAEWTSHLRKYHGYLTERRVDVTEALSRDLAGFSDTFRLASLAELEMNKVAERLLGVLSQHRMRAFSEVAVVVVGMSTNEGILKMLRPDVNVFAELAIYVMPIAQQKGLLENPVDLRRLGLAQEHDADPEPRN from the coding sequence TTCTCTTCGGCCTGGTCCTTGGTTTCGGTCGCCTGGGCATCCTGTTCCTGCCCGGCAAGGAGCGCCGACGCGCGGCCGCAGGGCGCCTGAAGGGGCGCGTCATGCGTTTCGCCATGCCGCTCTTCGGCCCCACCTTCATCAAGCTCGGGCAGGTGCTGAGCTCGCGCCCCGATCTCTTCCCCCCCGAGTTCATCCAGGAGATGCGCAAGCTGCAGGACGCCGTGCCTCCCTTCGGCTTTCGCGCGGTGCGCCGCACGGTCGAGCGCGACCTCGGGCGACCGCTCGGCGAGCTCTTCGCGGACTTCGAAGAGCAGTCCCTCGCCGCCGGCAGCGTGGCCCAGGTGCACCGCGCCCACCTGAAGGACGGCACGCCGGTGGCCGTGAAGGTGCTGCGCCCGGCGATCCGCTTCCGCGTGGAGCTCGACGCGAGCCTGCTCCTCGGCGCCGCGCACCTCATGAACCTGCACCCCAAGATGAAGCATGGCGACCCGCTCGGGCACATGCGCCAGTTCATGCAGGCCATCCTCGACCAGACCGACCTCCGTGCCGAGGTCCGCAACTACGAGCGCTTCCGGGCGAACTTCGACGGCATGCCCGAGGTCCTCTTTCCCAAGGTCTATCCCGAGCTCTCGAGCCCCCGGGTCTTGACGCTCGAGTTTCTGACGGGAGAACGCGTCGACCGCCTCGAGTCTCACAACCCGCAGCGTATCGGAACGATCCTTCATCGGGCCTTCCTCAAGATGGTCTTCGAGGACGGCTTCGTGCACGCCGATCTGCACCCGGGCAACCTCCTCGTCACCGAGCGCGGGGAGGTGGCCATCTTCGACGTGGGCCTCATCACCGAGCTCAACGAGCCGGTGCTCCTCCAGCTCTTCGACTTCTACAAGTGCCTGATCAGCGGGGCCCAGGCCGAGTGGACCTCCCACCTGCGCAAGTACCACGGCTATCTGACCGAACGTCGCGTGGACGTGACCGAGGCGCTCTCTCGAGACCTGGCTGGTTTCTCGGACACCTTCCGGCTGGCCTCTCTCGCCGAGCTGGAGATGAATAAGGTGGCCGAAAGACTCCTCGGGGTCCTGAGCCAGCACCGGATGCGCGCCTTCTCCGAGGTCGCCGTGGTGGTGGTGGGCATGAGCACCAACGAAGGGATCTTGAAGATGCTCCGCCCCGACGTGAACGTCTTCGCCGAGCTCGCGATCTACGTCATGCCCATCGCCCAGCAGAAGGGGTTGCTCGAAAACCCGGTCGACCTCCGCCGGCTCGGGCTGGCGCAGGAACACGACGCGGACCCGGAACCCCGGAACTAG